A stretch of Panthera tigris isolate Pti1 chromosome E2, P.tigris_Pti1_mat1.1, whole genome shotgun sequence DNA encodes these proteins:
- the CES2 gene encoding cocaine esterase isoform X1, with translation MRLDLLRGCLSAVVCGLLLLVLGQGQDSASPIRTTHTGQVRGSLIHVKGTDVGVHTFLGIPFAKPPLGPLRFAPPEPPESWSGVKDGTSHPAMCLQNITTTNELFLKLLNATLPFTSMSEDCLYLSIYTPAHAREGSNLPVLVWIHGGGFTVGMASMYDGSALAAFEDLVVVIIQYRLGVLGFFSTGDKHATGNWGYLDQVAALRWVQQNIAYFGGDPGRVTISGESAGGTSVSSHVVSPMSKGLFHGAIMESGVALLPSLIDSSSDAVSTMVANMSACGQIDSEALVDCLRGKSEEEILAINKPFRIIPGMVDGTFLPRHPHELLASADFQPVPSIIGVNNDEYGWLIPSALDISDTQKDRETVKAVLRNMLAMLVLPPQSVDLLMEEYLGDSADPQTLQVQFHEMMGDYIFVIPALQVASFQRVHAPVYFYEFQHRPSFFKDTKPPHVRADHGDEMFFVFGTAFWKDYVEVTEEEELLSRKMMKYWANFARNGNPNGKGLPHWPVFDQEEQYLQLNLQPAVGRALKAHRLQFWTKILPQKIQELKEAEENHTEL, from the exons ATGCGACTGGACCTACTTCGCGGGTGTCTGAGCGCCGTGGTCTGTGGGCTCCTGCTTCTCGTCCTGGGCCAGG GCCAGGACTCTGCCAGCCCCATCCGGACCACACACACGGGGCAGGTGCGGGGGAGCCTCATCCACGTGAAAGGCACTGATGTGGGGGTCCACACCTTCCTGGGAATTCCCTTTGCTAAACCGCCTCTAGGACCACTGCGATTTGCACCCCCTGAGCCCCCTGAATCTTGGAGTGGTGTAAAGGACGGGACCTCCCACCCAGCTAT GTGTCTGCAGAACATCACTACCACAAATGAGTTGTTTCTGAAACTGCTGAATGCGACCTTGCCTTTCACCTCCATGTCCGAAGACTGCCTGTACCTCAGCATTTACACACCGGCCCACGCCAGGGAAGGCTCCAATCTGCCC GTGTTGGTGTGGATCCATGGTGGTGGGTTTACGGTCGGCATGGCTTCCATGTATGATGGCTCTGCACTGGCGGCCTTTGAGGACCTGGTGGTGGTCATTATTCAGTACCGCCTGGGTGTACTGGGCTTCTTCAG CACTGGAGACAAGCATGCAACCGGCAACTGGGGCTACCTGGATCAAGTGGCTGCACTACGCTGGGTCCAGCAAAATATTGCCTATTTTGGAGGAGACCCTGGCCGTGTCACCATTTCTGGCGAGTCTGCAGGTGGCACAAGTGTGTCCTCACATGTCGTGTCCCCCATGTCCAAAGGACTCTTCCATGGTGCCATCATGGAGAGTGGTGTGGCTCTATTGCCCAGCCTCATTGATAGCTCATCTGATGCGGTCTCCACG ATGGTGGCAAACATGTCTGCCTGTGGCCAGATTGACTCAGAGGCACTGGTGGACTGCCTGAGGGGCAAGAGTGAAGAGGAGATTCTGGCCATTAATAAG CCCTTCAGGATCATCCCTGGCATGGTGGATGGGACCTtcctgcccaggcacccccacgaGCTGCTGGCCTCTGCCGACTTTCAACCTGTCCCCAGCATCATTGGTGTCAACAACGATGAGTACGGTTGGCTCATCCCCTCG GCCTTGGACATCTCTGACActcagaaggacagagagactgTGAAGGCTGTTCTGCGGAATATGTTGGCAATGTTG GTGTTGCCTCCTCAGTCTGTTGACCTATTGATGGAGGAGTACTTAGGGGACAGTGCGGACCCACAGACCCTCCAGGTCCAGTTCCATGAGATGATGGGGGACTATATCTTCGTGATCCCTGCACTCCAAGTAGCCAGTTTTCAAC GTGTGCATGCCCCCGTCTACTTCTATGAGTTCCAGCATCGGCCCAGCTTCTTCAAGGACACCAAGCCACCCCACGTGAGGGCAGACCATGGTGATGAGATGTTCTTTGTCTTCGGAACTGCCTTCTGGAAAGACTATG TTGAAGTCACTGAGGAGGAAGAGCTGTTGAGCAGGAAGATGATGAAGTACTGGGCTAACTTCGCTCGAAACGG GAACCCCAACGGCAAGGGTCTGCCCCACTGGCCTGTGTTCGACCAGGAAGAGCAATACTTGCAGCTGAACTTGCAGCCTGCGGTGGGCCGAGCCCTGAAGGCCCACAGGCTCCAGTTTTGGACAAAGATCCTACCCCAGAAGATACAGGAGCTAAAGGAGGCGGAGGAAAATCACACAGAGCTGTAA
- the RRAD gene encoding GTP-binding protein RAD isoform X1, which translates to MKNLSAPERHGVQPGSLRPRECPRPPVPRCRFYHTASGAMTLNGGGSGAGGNRGGGRERERRRGSTPWGPAPPLHRRSMPVDERDLQAALAPGSLAAAGTGTGTGAQGATLEWHEGSSESLSSGGSDSDESVYKVLLLGAPGVGKSALARIFGGVEDGPEAEAAGHTYDRSIIVDGEEASLMVYDIWEQDSGRWLPGHCMAMGDAYVIVYSVTDKESFEKASELRVQLRRARQTDDVPIILVGNKSDLVRSREVSLDEGRACAVVFDCKFIETSAALHHNVQALFEGVVRQIRLRRDSKEANARRQAGTRRRESLGKKAKRFLGRIVARNSRKMAFRAKSKSCHDLSVL; encoded by the exons ATGAAGAACCTCAGCGCTCCAGAGAGGCATGGTGTCCAACCAGGGTCCCTCAGGCCCAGGGAGTGTCCCCGACCACCTGTACCCAGATGTAGGTTTTACCAT ACGGCGTCGGGCGCGATGACTCTGAATGGCGGCGGCAGCGGAGCGGGCGGGAACCGCGGCGGGGGCCGGGAGCGCGAGCGCCGTCGGGGCAGCACACCCTGGGGCCCGGCGCCCCCGCTGCACCGCCGAAGCATGCCGGTGGACGAGCGGGACCTGCAGGCGGCGCTGGCTCCGGGCTCTCTGGCAGCGGCCGGGACCGGGACCGGGACCGGGGCCCAGGGTGCGACGCTCGAATGGCACGAGGGCTCCTCCGAGTCGCTCAGCTCAGGGGGCAGTGACTCAGACGAGAGCGTCTACAAGGTGCTgctgctgggggcgcctggcgtGGGCAAGAGCGCTCTGGCGCGAATCTTCGGTGGTGTAGAGGATGGGCCTGAAGCAGAGGCCGCAG GGCACACATATGATCGGTCCATCATAGTGGATGGAGAGGAGGCATCACTCATGGTCTATGACATCTGGGAGCAG GATAGTGGCCGCTGGCTACCTGGTCATTGCATGGCTATGGGCGATGCATACGTCATCGTGTACTCAGTGACAGATAAGGAAAGCTTCGAGAAGGCCTCAGAGCTGCGAGTCCAGCTGCGGCGGGCACGGCAGACGGATGACGTGCCCATTATCCTAGTGGGCAACAAGAGCGACCTGGTGCGCTCTCGAGAGGTCTCCTTGGATG AGGGCCGGGCGTGTGCCGTGGTCTTCGACTGCAAGTTTATTGAGACCTCAGCAGCGCTGCACCACAATGTCCAGGCCCTGTTTGAGGGTGTCGTGCGCCAGATACGCCTGCGCAGGGACAGCAAAGAGGCCAATGCACGTCGACAGGCGGGTACCCGGCGGCGAGAGAGCCTTGGCAAGAAGGCAAAGCGTTTCTTGGGCCGCATTGTAGCACGCAACAGCCGCAAGATGGCCTTTCGCGCCAAGTCCAAGTCCTGCCACGATCTCTCCGTGCTCTAG
- the CIAO2B gene encoding cytosolic iron-sulfur assembly component 2B → MVGGGGVGGGLLENANPLIYERSGERPVTAGEEDEQVPDSIDAREIFDLIRSINDPEHPLTLEELNVVEQVRVQVSDPESTVAVAFTPTIPHCSMATLIGLSIKVKLLRSLPQRFKMDVHITPGTHASEHAVNKQLADKERVAAALENTHLLEVVNQCLSARS, encoded by the exons atggtggggggcggcggggtggggggcggcctcTTGGAGAACGCTAACCCCCTCATCTACGAGCGCTCTGGGGAGCGGCCGGTGACCGCGGGCGAGGAGGACGAGCAGGTTCCAGACAGCATCGACGCACGCGAGATCTTCG ATTTGATTCGCTCCATCAATGACCCGGAACATCCACTGACGCTGGAAGAATTGAATGTAGTCGAGCAAGTCCGGGTTCAG GTGAGCGACCCCGAGAGCACGGTGGCCGTGGCCTTCACACCCACCATTCCGCACTGCAGCATGGCCACCCTTATTGGCCTGTCCATCAAAGTCAAGCTTCTTCGATCTCTTCCCCAGCGTTTCAAG ATGGACGTGCACATTACACCAGGGACCCATGCCTCAGAGCACGCAG TGAACAAGCAGCTTGCGGATAAGGAACGGGTGGCAGCTGCCCTAGAGAATACCCACCTGTTGGAGGTTGTGAACCAGTGCCTGTCAGCCCGCTCCTAA
- the RRAD gene encoding GTP-binding protein RAD isoform X2, producing the protein MKNLSAPERHGVQPGSLRPRECPRPPVPRCRFYHTASGAMTLNGGGSGAGGNRGGGRERERRRGSTPWGPAPPLHRRSMPVDERDLQAALAPGSLAAAGTGTGTGAQGATLEWHEGSSESLSSGGSDSDESVYKVLLLGAPGVGKSALARIFGGVEDGPEAEAAGHTYDRSIIVDGEEASLMVYDIWEQDSGRWLPGHCMAMGDAYVIVYSVTDKESFEKASELRVQLRRARQTDDVPIILVGNKSDLVRSREVSLDECAFPHQRAGRVPWSSTASLLRPQQRCTTMSRPCLRVSCARYACAGTAKRPMHVDRRVPGGERALARRQSVSWAAL; encoded by the exons ATGAAGAACCTCAGCGCTCCAGAGAGGCATGGTGTCCAACCAGGGTCCCTCAGGCCCAGGGAGTGTCCCCGACCACCTGTACCCAGATGTAGGTTTTACCAT ACGGCGTCGGGCGCGATGACTCTGAATGGCGGCGGCAGCGGAGCGGGCGGGAACCGCGGCGGGGGCCGGGAGCGCGAGCGCCGTCGGGGCAGCACACCCTGGGGCCCGGCGCCCCCGCTGCACCGCCGAAGCATGCCGGTGGACGAGCGGGACCTGCAGGCGGCGCTGGCTCCGGGCTCTCTGGCAGCGGCCGGGACCGGGACCGGGACCGGGGCCCAGGGTGCGACGCTCGAATGGCACGAGGGCTCCTCCGAGTCGCTCAGCTCAGGGGGCAGTGACTCAGACGAGAGCGTCTACAAGGTGCTgctgctgggggcgcctggcgtGGGCAAGAGCGCTCTGGCGCGAATCTTCGGTGGTGTAGAGGATGGGCCTGAAGCAGAGGCCGCAG GGCACACATATGATCGGTCCATCATAGTGGATGGAGAGGAGGCATCACTCATGGTCTATGACATCTGGGAGCAG GATAGTGGCCGCTGGCTACCTGGTCATTGCATGGCTATGGGCGATGCATACGTCATCGTGTACTCAGTGACAGATAAGGAAAGCTTCGAGAAGGCCTCAGAGCTGCGAGTCCAGCTGCGGCGGGCACGGCAGACGGATGACGTGCCCATTATCCTAGTGGGCAACAAGAGCGACCTGGTGCGCTCTCGAGAGGTCTCCTTGGATG AATGTGCCTTTCCCCACCAGAGGGCCGGGCGTGTGCCGTGGTCTTCGACTGCAAGTTTATTGAGACCTCAGCAGCGCTGCACCACAATGTCCAGGCCCTGTTTGAGGGTGTCGTGCGCCAGATACGCCTGCGCAGGGACAGCAAAGAGGCCAATGCACGTCGACAGGCGGGTACCCGGCGGCGAGAGAGCCTTGGCAAGAAGGCAAAGCGTTTCTTGGGCCGCATTGTAG
- the RRAD gene encoding GTP-binding protein RAD isoform X3 has protein sequence MTLNGGGSGAGGNRGGGRERERRRGSTPWGPAPPLHRRSMPVDERDLQAALAPGSLAAAGTGTGTGAQGATLEWHEGSSESLSSGGSDSDESVYKVLLLGAPGVGKSALARIFGGVEDGPEAEAAGHTYDRSIIVDGEEASLMVYDIWEQDSGRWLPGHCMAMGDAYVIVYSVTDKESFEKASELRVQLRRARQTDDVPIILVGNKSDLVRSREVSLDEGRACAVVFDCKFIETSAALHHNVQALFEGVVRQIRLRRDSKEANARRQAGTRRRESLGKKAKRFLGRIVARNSRKMAFRAKSKSCHDLSVL, from the exons ATGACTCTGAATGGCGGCGGCAGCGGAGCGGGCGGGAACCGCGGCGGGGGCCGGGAGCGCGAGCGCCGTCGGGGCAGCACACCCTGGGGCCCGGCGCCCCCGCTGCACCGCCGAAGCATGCCGGTGGACGAGCGGGACCTGCAGGCGGCGCTGGCTCCGGGCTCTCTGGCAGCGGCCGGGACCGGGACCGGGACCGGGGCCCAGGGTGCGACGCTCGAATGGCACGAGGGCTCCTCCGAGTCGCTCAGCTCAGGGGGCAGTGACTCAGACGAGAGCGTCTACAAGGTGCTgctgctgggggcgcctggcgtGGGCAAGAGCGCTCTGGCGCGAATCTTCGGTGGTGTAGAGGATGGGCCTGAAGCAGAGGCCGCAG GGCACACATATGATCGGTCCATCATAGTGGATGGAGAGGAGGCATCACTCATGGTCTATGACATCTGGGAGCAG GATAGTGGCCGCTGGCTACCTGGTCATTGCATGGCTATGGGCGATGCATACGTCATCGTGTACTCAGTGACAGATAAGGAAAGCTTCGAGAAGGCCTCAGAGCTGCGAGTCCAGCTGCGGCGGGCACGGCAGACGGATGACGTGCCCATTATCCTAGTGGGCAACAAGAGCGACCTGGTGCGCTCTCGAGAGGTCTCCTTGGATG AGGGCCGGGCGTGTGCCGTGGTCTTCGACTGCAAGTTTATTGAGACCTCAGCAGCGCTGCACCACAATGTCCAGGCCCTGTTTGAGGGTGTCGTGCGCCAGATACGCCTGCGCAGGGACAGCAAAGAGGCCAATGCACGTCGACAGGCGGGTACCCGGCGGCGAGAGAGCCTTGGCAAGAAGGCAAAGCGTTTCTTGGGCCGCATTGTAGCACGCAACAGCCGCAAGATGGCCTTTCGCGCCAAGTCCAAGTCCTGCCACGATCTCTCCGTGCTCTAG
- the CES2 gene encoding cocaine esterase isoform X2, translating into MRLDLLRGCLSAVVCGLLLLVLGQGQDSASPIRTTHTGQVRGSLIHVKGTDVGVHTFLGIPFAKPPLGPLRFAPPEPPESWSGVKDGTSHPAMCLQNITTTNELFLKLLNATLPFTSMSEDCLYLSIYTPAHAREGSNLPVLVWIHGGGFTVGMASMYDGSALAAFEDLVVVIIQYRLGVLGFFSTGDKHATGNWGYLDQVAALRWVQQNIAYFGGDPGRVTISGESAGGTSVSSHVVSPMSKGLFHGAIMESGVALLPSLIDSSSDAVSTMVANMSACGQIDSEALVDCLRGKSEEEILAINKPFRIIPGMVDGTFLPRHPHELLASADFQPVPSIIGVNNDEYGWLIPSVLPPQSVDLLMEEYLGDSADPQTLQVQFHEMMGDYIFVIPALQVASFQRVHAPVYFYEFQHRPSFFKDTKPPHVRADHGDEMFFVFGTAFWKDYVEVTEEEELLSRKMMKYWANFARNGNPNGKGLPHWPVFDQEEQYLQLNLQPAVGRALKAHRLQFWTKILPQKIQELKEAEENHTEL; encoded by the exons ATGCGACTGGACCTACTTCGCGGGTGTCTGAGCGCCGTGGTCTGTGGGCTCCTGCTTCTCGTCCTGGGCCAGG GCCAGGACTCTGCCAGCCCCATCCGGACCACACACACGGGGCAGGTGCGGGGGAGCCTCATCCACGTGAAAGGCACTGATGTGGGGGTCCACACCTTCCTGGGAATTCCCTTTGCTAAACCGCCTCTAGGACCACTGCGATTTGCACCCCCTGAGCCCCCTGAATCTTGGAGTGGTGTAAAGGACGGGACCTCCCACCCAGCTAT GTGTCTGCAGAACATCACTACCACAAATGAGTTGTTTCTGAAACTGCTGAATGCGACCTTGCCTTTCACCTCCATGTCCGAAGACTGCCTGTACCTCAGCATTTACACACCGGCCCACGCCAGGGAAGGCTCCAATCTGCCC GTGTTGGTGTGGATCCATGGTGGTGGGTTTACGGTCGGCATGGCTTCCATGTATGATGGCTCTGCACTGGCGGCCTTTGAGGACCTGGTGGTGGTCATTATTCAGTACCGCCTGGGTGTACTGGGCTTCTTCAG CACTGGAGACAAGCATGCAACCGGCAACTGGGGCTACCTGGATCAAGTGGCTGCACTACGCTGGGTCCAGCAAAATATTGCCTATTTTGGAGGAGACCCTGGCCGTGTCACCATTTCTGGCGAGTCTGCAGGTGGCACAAGTGTGTCCTCACATGTCGTGTCCCCCATGTCCAAAGGACTCTTCCATGGTGCCATCATGGAGAGTGGTGTGGCTCTATTGCCCAGCCTCATTGATAGCTCATCTGATGCGGTCTCCACG ATGGTGGCAAACATGTCTGCCTGTGGCCAGATTGACTCAGAGGCACTGGTGGACTGCCTGAGGGGCAAGAGTGAAGAGGAGATTCTGGCCATTAATAAG CCCTTCAGGATCATCCCTGGCATGGTGGATGGGACCTtcctgcccaggcacccccacgaGCTGCTGGCCTCTGCCGACTTTCAACCTGTCCCCAGCATCATTGGTGTCAACAACGATGAGTACGGTTGGCTCATCCCCTCG GTGTTGCCTCCTCAGTCTGTTGACCTATTGATGGAGGAGTACTTAGGGGACAGTGCGGACCCACAGACCCTCCAGGTCCAGTTCCATGAGATGATGGGGGACTATATCTTCGTGATCCCTGCACTCCAAGTAGCCAGTTTTCAAC GTGTGCATGCCCCCGTCTACTTCTATGAGTTCCAGCATCGGCCCAGCTTCTTCAAGGACACCAAGCCACCCCACGTGAGGGCAGACCATGGTGATGAGATGTTCTTTGTCTTCGGAACTGCCTTCTGGAAAGACTATG TTGAAGTCACTGAGGAGGAAGAGCTGTTGAGCAGGAAGATGATGAAGTACTGGGCTAACTTCGCTCGAAACGG GAACCCCAACGGCAAGGGTCTGCCCCACTGGCCTGTGTTCGACCAGGAAGAGCAATACTTGCAGCTGAACTTGCAGCCTGCGGTGGGCCGAGCCCTGAAGGCCCACAGGCTCCAGTTTTGGACAAAGATCCTACCCCAGAAGATACAGGAGCTAAAGGAGGCGGAGGAAAATCACACAGAGCTGTAA